In Silene latifolia isolate original U9 population chromosome X, ASM4854445v1, whole genome shotgun sequence, the following proteins share a genomic window:
- the LOC141618194 gene encoding uncharacterized protein LOC141618194: MEYLTRLLMSSTSAMEFKFHPLCSSMRLSHLMFADDLLLFSKGDAPSMMTIIRTFSTFSATSGLKMSKGKSNAYFNGVNENLKAYFLQVSDKIVARIRTLGARKLSYAGRNFLWDGGVEFMRSPLVAWDKVCRPKSEGGLGLKQDLLWNKAAVGKLVWWIYTKPELLWVKWVKEVLHQANQQLNWATSGSGYTISKGYELIRNKSPDVPWSVCVWNA; the protein is encoded by the exons ATGGAATACCTTACTAGGCTTTTGATGAGTTCTACTTCTGCTATGGAGTTCAAATTCCATCCTCTTTGCTCCTCTATGAGGCTCTCCcatctgatgtttgcagatgacctcCTTCTTTTTAGTAAGGGAGATGCCCCTTCTATGATGACTATTATCAGGACTTTCTCTACTTTTTCAGCTACTTCAGGACTAAAGATGAGTAAGGGGAAATCCAATGCTTATTTTAATGGAGTGAATGAAAATCTAAAGGCTTATTTCCTACAAGTATCAG ATAAGATTGTGGCTAGAATCAGAACATTGGGAGCCAGGAAACTGTCATATGCTGGAAG GAATTTTTTGTGGGATGGGGGGGTTGAATTCATGAGATCTCCTCTGGTAGCCTGGGATAAGGTGTGTAGGCCAAAATCAGAGGGTGGATTAGGGCTTAAACAAGATCTTTTGTGGAACAAAGCTGCAGTGGGCAAGTTAGTCTGGTGGATTTACACCAAGCCAGAACTTCTATGGGTCAAATGG GTTAAAGAGGTTCTTCATCAAGCAAATCAGCAGCTCAACTGGGCCACGAGTGGTAGTGGATATACTATATCTAAGGGATATGAGCTAATTCGTAACAAATCCCCGGATGTCCCTTGGTCTGTTTGTGTTTGGAATGCTTAG
- the LOC141618197 gene encoding uncharacterized protein LOC141618197: MHRFGISEDNICCICGIEEETLENLFFDCPYSKSLITCIGAWMGMNIPVSGLLNWRLGRSGSQVKKGTLDASINACIYNIWHQRNRSRYDFTLIRPNKLARMIMEELKMRFRGLDRRKLHRRDEDWIQGLLRKGM, translated from the coding sequence ATGCATAGATTTGGAATCAGTGAAGACAATATTTGTTGCATCTGTGGAATAGAGGAAGAAACCTTGGAAAATCTGTTCTTTGATTGCCCCTACAGCAAAAGTCTCATTACTTGTATTGGAGCTTGGATGGGGATGAATATTCCGGTGAGTGGCTTACTGAACTGGCGACTGGGGAGATCTGGCTCTCAGGTCAAGAAAGGGACCCTGGATGCTTCTATCAATGCTTGCATCTATAATATTTGGCATCAACGAAATCGTAGCAGGTATGATTTCACTCTTATACGTCCAAACAAGCTAGCTCGGATGATAATGGAAGAATTGAAAATGCGATTTCGTGGGTTGGATCGAAGGAAGTTACATAGGAGAGACGAAGACTGGATTCAAGGACTGTTGAGAAAAGGGATGTGA